One stretch of Oncorhynchus tshawytscha isolate Ot180627B linkage group LG19, Otsh_v2.0, whole genome shotgun sequence DNA includes these proteins:
- the LOC112219174 gene encoding transcriptional enhancer factor TEF-3, with protein sequence MAVWWGSQSNVFPGSPCPTLSLAPGTHPLPPALPSPVLWSSRPPTTSAEWVPAPSPGGTSEELNEPLDKPLENDAEGVWSPDIEQSFQEALAIYPPCGRRKIILSDEGKMYGRNELIARYIKLRTGKTRTRKQVSSHIQVLARRKAREIQVKLKVRYDQAAKDKALQSMATMSSAQIISATAFQNKMALQGLSRPPYPTAGGFWHGGLPGQPRGPEDIKPFSQQSYAMQASGPPPITGYESTAGLSMSPGTPPWQGRSIASSKLRMLEFSAFLEQPQDLETFNKHLFVHIGQSNPTFSDPYLEAVDIRQIYDKFPEKKGGMKELFEKGPPNAFFLVKFWADLSANLQDDSSFFYGVSSQYESSENMIITSSTKVCSFGKQVVEKVETEYARFENGRYVFRIHRSPLCEYMINFIHKLKHLPEKYMMNSVLENFTILQVVTNRDTLETLLCIAYVFEVSTSEHGAQHHIYRLVKD encoded by the exons ATGGCGGTGTGGTGGGGATCTCAGTCGAATGTGTTTCCCG GATCCCCCTGTCCTACCTTGTCCTTGGCCCCTGGAACGCACCCTCTACCCCCTGCTCTTCCCAGCCCGGTCCTGTGGTCCTCCCGGCCCCCCACCACGTCTGCGGAGTGGGTGCCGGCCCCCTCCCCTGGGGGCACCAGTGAGGAGCTGAACGAGCCTCTGGACAAGCCTCTGGAGAACGATGCGGAGGGCGTGTGGAGCCCCGACATCGAGCAGAGCTTCCAGGAGGCCCTGGCCATCTACCCGCCCTGCGGACGCAGGAAGATCATCCTCTCCGATGAAGGAAAGATGTACG GACGGAACGAGCTGATAGCACGGTACATTAAGCTACGCACAGGGAAGACACGGACAAGAAAGCAG GTGTCCAGTCACATCCAGGTACTAGCGCGACGGAAGGCCCGGGAGATCCAGGTGAAGCTGAAGGTACGCTAC gacCAGGCTGCCAAAGACAAGGCACTCCAGAGTATGGCCACCATGTCCTCTGCCCAGATCATCTCCGCCACCGCCTTTCAGAACAAGATGGCTCTGCAGGGGCTGTCCAGGCCGCCGTATCCCACTGCCGGCGGG TTTTGGCATGGCGGCCTTCCAGGACAGCCTAGGGGTCCTGAAGA caTTAAGCCCTTTTCCCAGCAGAGTTACGCCATGCAAGCGTCCGGCCCGCCCCCCATAACAG GCTATGAGAGCACGGCGGGCCTGTCCATGTCGCCGGGCACCCCCCCGTGGCAGGGACGCAGTATCGCCAGCTCCAAGCTTCGCATGCTAGAGTTCTCTGCTTTCCTGGAGCAGCCTCAGGACCTAGAGACC TTTAACAAGCACCTGTTTGTGCACATCGGTCAGTCCAACCCCACCTTCAGTGACCCGTACCTGGAGGCAGTGGACATCCGGCAGATCTACGACAAGTTCCCTgagaagaagggagggatgaaggagttGTTTGAGAAGGGGCCGCCTAACGCTTTCTTCCTCGTCAAGTTCTGG GCTGATTTGAGTGCCAACCTGCAGGACGACAGCAGTTTCTTCTACGGCGTGTCCAGTCAGTACGAGAGCTCTGAGAACATGATCATCACCTCCTCCACCAAGGTCTGCTCCTTTGGAAAGCAGGTGGTGGAGAAAGTAGAG ACGGAGTATGCACGGTTTGAGAATGGGCGGTATGTGTTCAGAATCCACCGGTCCCCACTGTGTGAATATATGATCAACTTCATCCACAAGCTCAAACACCTGCCAGAGAAGTACATGATGAACAGTGTACTGGAGAACTTCACCATCCTACAg